From Rhizobium sp. NZLR1, a single genomic window includes:
- a CDS encoding ABC transporter ATP-binding protein, with protein MPLAEAQARSPQETRKRPLVAMQSVSKVFSSGTVALSDMSLTVESGEFVSLLGPSGCGKSTALRIIAGLGDVTSGTIGWPSSRINSKGLPEGDIGFVFQEPTLMPWKNVFDNVHLPLRLRRISKASAHAEIMQVLTTVGLQDFAKAYPRELSGGMKMRVSIARALVTKPKLLLMDEPFAALDEITRQRLNDDVLRLWKATGITVIFVTHSVFESAYLSNRIVVMKARPGRVHADVPLTTSLERDEHYRTSEEYRKACETVSLSLIGAINAAGEH; from the coding sequence ATGCCCTTAGCAGAAGCCCAGGCCCGATCCCCGCAAGAGACGCGCAAGCGGCCGCTGGTCGCGATGCAGTCGGTCTCGAAGGTCTTTTCCAGCGGCACCGTTGCCCTTTCCGACATGTCGCTCACTGTCGAAAGCGGCGAGTTCGTCAGCCTGCTCGGCCCTTCCGGCTGCGGTAAGTCGACGGCGCTGCGCATCATCGCCGGCCTTGGCGACGTGACGTCGGGAACGATCGGCTGGCCGAGTTCGCGCATCAATTCGAAGGGCCTGCCGGAGGGCGATATCGGCTTCGTCTTCCAGGAGCCGACGCTGATGCCGTGGAAGAACGTGTTCGACAATGTCCACCTGCCGCTGAGGTTGAGGCGGATTTCGAAGGCGTCAGCGCATGCAGAAATCATGCAGGTGCTGACCACCGTCGGCCTCCAGGATTTCGCCAAAGCCTATCCACGCGAACTTTCCGGCGGCATGAAGATGCGCGTCTCTATCGCCCGCGCGCTGGTGACGAAACCGAAGCTGCTTTTGATGGACGAGCCCTTCGCGGCGCTTGACGAAATCACTCGGCAGAGGCTGAACGACGACGTGCTGCGGCTCTGGAAGGCGACCGGCATCACCGTCATCTTCGTCACCCATTCGGTCTTCGAGTCCGCCTATCTCTCGAACCGCATCGTTGTGATGAAGGCAAGGCCCGGACGCGTGCATGCCGATGTTCCTCTGACCACCAGCCTGGAACGCGACGAGCATTACCGCACCTCGGAAGAATACCGGAAGGCGTGTGAGACGGTCTCCCTTTCGCTGATCGGGGCAATCAACGCGGCGGGAGAGCATTGA